The Paramormyrops kingsleyae isolate MSU_618 chromosome 11, PKINGS_0.4, whole genome shotgun sequence genome includes a window with the following:
- the LOC111858217 gene encoding muscarinic acetylcholine receptor M4-like → MSSFNITAADGLPPCNFTGSVFNISRNANFSSFGCGTSASNDSTSDVQEAGGQYKTMEMVFIALVTGSLSFVTVVGNILVMLSIKVNRHLQTVNNYFLFSLACADLIIGVFSMNLYTVYIIKGYWPLGPVVCDLWLALDYVVSNASVMNLLIISFDRYFCVTKPLTYPTRRTTKMAGLMIAAAWILSFILWAPAILFWQFIVGERTVPEGECYIQFLSNPVVTFGTAIAAFYLPVIIMTILYIHISLASRSRVRKQKDETKNEKALKSTNLQKSHVLKQNNNISSKPNLESSSDTMKNGKIDESVSTKADSNIQPEEKESSNDSSTAIITPKDTKELGSVASSEATASKPSTKANPNSRWSKIKIITKHSGDECITAIEIVPSSSGQNKSIPLNRPKTVVRKFASIARSQVRRRRQMAAREKKVTKTIFAILLAFIITWTPYNVMVLISTFCQSCVPDTVWAIGYWLCYVNSTINPACYALCNVTFKKTFKNLLLCQYKNIGTR, encoded by the coding sequence GCTCTGTTTTCAACATATCCAGAAATGCCAATTTTTCCAGCTTCGGCTGTGGTACTTCTGCCAGCAATGATTCCACTTCTGATGTACAGGAAGCAGGAGGCCAATACAAAACCATGGAGATGGTCTTCATTGCCCTTGTAACTGGGTCACTCAGTTTCGTCACCGTGGTGGGCAACATCTTGGTCATGCTTTCCATAAAAGTCAACCGGCACCTTCAAACAGTCAACAACTACTTCCTGTTCAGTCTGGCATGTGCAGACCTTATCATTGGGGTCTTCTCTATGAACCTCTACACTGTTTACATAATCAAGGGATACTGGCCCTTAGGGCCTGTAGTTTGTGATTTGTGGCTGGCCTTGGATTATGTGGTCAGCAATGCATCAGTCATGAACCTGCTAATCATCAGCTTTGACCGGTACTTCTGTGTGACCAAGCCCCTAACATACCCAACAAGACGAACAACAAAGATGGCTGGATTAATGATTGCAGCAGCCTGGATCCTCTCTTTCATACTTTGGGCTCCAGCTATCCTCTTCTGGCAGTTCATTGTTGGGGAACGCACAGTCCCTGAGGGCGAGTGCTACATCCAGTTCCTCTCCAACCCTGTGGTTACTTTCGGCACGGCCATCGCCGCCTTCTACCTGCCTGTCATCATCATGACAATTCTGTATATTCACATCTCGCTGGCCAGCCGGAGTCGTGTGAGGAAGCAGAAAGACGAGACCAAGAATGAGAAGGCCCTCAAGTCTACAAATCTTCAGAAAAGCCATGTGCTAAAGCAGAACAACAACATCTCCTCCAAGCCCAACTTGGAGTCTAGCAGTGACACAATGAAAAATGGCAAGATAGATGAGTCCGTCTCAACTAAGGCCGACTCCAACATCCAGCCAGAAGAAAAGGAGAGCTCCAACGACTCTAGCACAGCCATTATTACACCAAAAGACACCAAGGAGCTGGGCAGCGTGGCCTCTTCCGAGGCCACTGCTTCTAAGCCTTCAACTAAAGCAAACCCAAACTCTCGATGGTCCAAGATCAAAATAATCACCAAACATTCAGGGGATGAGTGCATCACTGCCATCGAGATCGTTCCATCAAGTAGTGGTCAGAACAAATCGATTCCACTCAACCGGCCAAAAACTGTGGTCCGAAAGTTTGCTAGCATAGCTAGGAGCCAAGTTAGAAGGAGAAGACAAATGGCAGCAAGAGAGAAAAAGGTTACCAAGACCATCTTTGCCATTCTTCTGGCCTTCATCATTACATGGACCCCATACAACGTCATGGTGCTAATCAGCACCTTCTGCCAGTCTTGTGTCCCTGACACAGTGTGGGCTATTGGGTACTGGCTGTGCTATGTAAACAGCACCATCAACCCGGCTTGCTACGCACTCTGCAACGTGACCTTCAAGAAGACCTTCAAAAACCTGCTGCTGTgtcaatacaaaaatattggCACTAGATAG
- the LOC111858212 gene encoding midkine-B-like isoform X1, which yields MRGVFPMSAVLLVAMMVVATEAGKNKKEKATKTTSDCTEWQYGSCVPNIGDCGVGVRVGTCNDQTKKLKCKVPCNWKKDFGADCKYKFGSWGECDAATGTKNRSGTLKKVLYNAECQTTIKVSKPCPPKVKTNAKAGKKGRGKEV from the exons ATGCGGGGTGTGTTCCCAATGTCTGCTGTGCTGCTTGTGGCCATGATGGTGGTGGCTACCGAAGCCGGAAAGAACAAGAAAG AAAAGGCCACCAAGACTACCTCAGACTGCACAGAGTGGCAGTATGGCAGCTGCGTGCCCAACATCGGGgactgtggagtcggagtccgCGTGGGTACCTGCAACGACCAGACCAAGAAGCTGAAGTGCAAGGTGCCGTGCAACTGGAAGAAGGACTTTGGCG CTGACTGCAAGTACAAGTTTGGAAGCTGGGGGGAGTGTGACGCAGCCACTGGGACCAAGAACCGATCCGGGACGCTGAAGAAGGTTCTGTACAACGCAGAATGCCAGACGACCATTAAGGTGTCCAAACCCTGCCCTCCGAAAGTCAAGACAAACGCGAAAG CAGGGAAGAAAGGAAGAGGAAAAGAGGTGTAA
- the LOC111858212 gene encoding midkine-B-like isoform X2 → MRGVFPMSAVLLVAMMVVATEAGKNKKEKATKTTSDCTEWQYGSCVPNIGDCGVGVRVGTCNDQTKKLKCKVPCNWKKDFGADCKYKFGSWGECDAATGTKNRSGTLKKVLYNAECQTTIKVSKPCPPKVKTNAKGKKGRGKEV, encoded by the exons ATGCGGGGTGTGTTCCCAATGTCTGCTGTGCTGCTTGTGGCCATGATGGTGGTGGCTACCGAAGCCGGAAAGAACAAGAAAG AAAAGGCCACCAAGACTACCTCAGACTGCACAGAGTGGCAGTATGGCAGCTGCGTGCCCAACATCGGGgactgtggagtcggagtccgCGTGGGTACCTGCAACGACCAGACCAAGAAGCTGAAGTGCAAGGTGCCGTGCAACTGGAAGAAGGACTTTGGCG CTGACTGCAAGTACAAGTTTGGAAGCTGGGGGGAGTGTGACGCAGCCACTGGGACCAAGAACCGATCCGGGACGCTGAAGAAGGTTCTGTACAACGCAGAATGCCAGACGACCATTAAGGTGTCCAAACCCTGCCCTCCGAAAGTCAAGACAAACGCGAAAG GGAAGAAAGGAAGAGGAAAAGAGGTGTAA